The genomic region CATATACTTCGGTACAGCTTTTGAGGAGGACTAGGCATGGCATTGACATTGGAACTGGCAACGAAGCAATCACTGACGTTGTCTCCATTGATGCTGCAGCGCCTGGAACTCATGGCCCTTCCACTGCAGGACCTGCAGGCAAAGATCCAAGAAGCAGTTGAATCGAATCCTGCCCTTGAGATCCCTGCCAATTTCGAAAAATCCCTCGACAGGATTACCGATACATTGCCTGCAAAGGTGCAAGGAGACGACTATTCTGATTCTTCTGCCTACGGCAGCGACCTTGCCACCTCAGCAACATATGACCGTGAAGCTTCAGATCGCAAGCAAAGCTTTATGGAAAATGCCCTTGCCTCGGGCGAAACTTTGATGGAGCATCTCCTTGAGCAGTTGCATACTGATCATCTCACGGAAGAAGAAAACCATGTAGGTGAACTTATCATAAGCAATCTCGATGGACATGGTTTCAACAGGACCGATCCTTACAGTTTGCTTTCTCCAGTCTCGGTTACGAAATCTGAAGAACCTACTGAGCAGCAAAGGCAAACGATAGAACGGATATTGAAAAAGGTACAGCGTTACGAACCGATTGGATGTGCAACTTCCGATTGGAGACAATCAGTTGTTATCCAAGCAGAAGAAAAAGGACTGCAAGGTTCACAATTGGAAACGTTCGATATGCTGGTGCATTTTTTCCTTGAAAAAATCAGGGAAGGAAAAAGGGTACAGGTCTGCAAGAAACTGGATATCACAGAAACACAGCTTGATGATTATTTGGAACTACTGAAAAGCCTTACCCCTTATCCAGGAAATGCATACGACAGTGCCCCTGATTCTTTCATCATCCCGGACATATCAATTCATGCAAAAGACGGAAAACTGGAAATGACCACCAGTGCAGCCAATCTTCCGGACCTTGAGATCAGCCGTGACTTCATAGAATTAGGAAGGGACATCACAGATAAAGAAACCAAAAAGTATATCAAGGACCAACTGGCAGCTGCGAAGGAATTGATTACTCAAATCAAAATGCGAAACGGCAACATCTATAAGCTGGGACTTATTCTCTTGGAACGGCAGAGCGAATACTTTCTCAAAGGACCGCTTTATCTTAAGCCACTGACCCAAAAAGAAGTTGCTCAGCAGATGGATGTACACGAAACGACAGTCTCCCGGCTGGCAAATTCCAAGTGGATTGACTGTGATTGGGGCATAGTTCCGGTCAAATCACTTTTTTCCGTCGCAGTAGCAACAGGAGATACCCCCGGCAGCAACGAAATGAGCAAGACAGCCATCAAGGAAGTAATCAAGCAGATACTCGAGGCCAATGAGGGCAAGAAGGCACTCAGTGACCAGAAAATTGCCAATAAGCTAGAAGAACAAGGTATAAAGATTGCACGCAGGACAGTTGCCAAGTATAGGAAAGAATTGAATATCGACACTGCATATATCAGGAATGCAAACCTCTAGAGTTGTCCTTTTGGATTCTTTTTACTACTTCTTTTGCACAGCCTTCTATATCCTCCATAAGTTCAGAAACCCAGAAACGACATATTTGCCATCCACAGGCTTCTAATTGTGCATCTCTCATATAATCATCAATCTTACGGTTTCCAAAAGAATCTTGATGAAACTTAGCTCCATCGATTTCAATATCAATTTTTATTGTGTCAATATAAGCTAAATCCAAACGACGACCAACACTTGGTACCTCGTATTGTGTCAAGCAAGTTATACCATTGTTTTTTAGAACATTGAAGAAACGTTCTTCCCATATAGATTCAAAACGAGGGCGTGAGATATTTGATATAGTCTTTGTTTTAGGATATTCAGCAAGTTTTTCTAAAACTTTTATATTGGAATTTCGACATCTCTCCCTATCGCCTACCACCAATAACAACGCTTTTGCACGGCTAATTGCTACATTGTATAAATACCAATTACTGGAATCAGTAATATACCATGCCTTGCCACGTGTACAAATAATTTCATCATTATATGCCAGAACAAAAATAATGACATCACATTCGCCACCTTGAAAAGAACTTATTGTATTACAAGTAATTGTATCACCATCAAGTTTTTTCTGCTGAAGCATTTCCTTTAGCTCATCGACTACTCGTCTTAAAGGACTTAAAATACCAACCATTCCTTCATATTTATTCGACACAAGCAATTGTACGTAACTAACTGCTTTAAGCAATTCTTTTTCATAGTTATTCTTAACATCAAGCCATTCAATTCCTCTCTTAAAACCAAGATTAGAAGGATAATGAAAAACTTTGTTGGCCGTCCTACCTCTTAGTTGATTTGCATAAAACATATCATTTTCAAAGTTTACAATATCCTCATTACAGCGAAAATGTTCTTTCAACATAATACTTTTACCAGGCATTGCTTGGTAAGCACTATTATGTAAATATTGAAATTTTTCCAATGATTGCAATCGTTCATGACAAAATAAATAGTCATGTTGTTCCTGTGACATATTAAGAATAGGCTGCAATTGTTTCGTATCTCCCATAAAACAAGCACGTTTGGCGCGGAATAAAGCGGGAATAATAGATACTACATCACACTGAGCAGCTTCATCAATTACTACTTGGTCAAAAATTGCAGGTAAACATGGCGCTGTATATTTCAAAGACAAAAGACTCATTGCCCACGCGGGGCAAATTTCCTGAAATTTAGAAAAAGTACCCTTCATTATTGCAATATCAGTTGGTTTTGAAGATTGTAATAAATATAATTCCTCCTTGTTTCTAAACTTGGCCTGTAAAGAAGAAATACTTGACATCTCTTCTTCTGTAATACGTTCTCCATCTTCATGTCTTTTCTCAAGATATGCGCCTGTTGCACTCTTATTCAACTGCATCAAAATCTGTTTCAGTCCATTCTTTTCTGTTGCGGTATCTTTATTTTGGATTTCAACTTGTTGCCATGCAGATTGACGCTCAATTATATCTTTTCTATATTGAGTATAAAGTCCTATGCAGTTATCAATAGCTATCCTTATTGTTTCTTTGCTTTTCCCTTCAATACATGCTGTATAAAATTGTGGATATGCTGCTTTAAAAAAAGCAACTGCTTTGTCATGCTTTTTTTGTCGGAATAAATGCCAGATAAGAAAAAAAATACCATTATGCTTAGAAAATGAAAGATTTTTGGAGTGTTGTTTAATTACACTGGTCTCATATGAAAGATTCAAAGTATCAATATTAGGTTCTTTTAGTGCATCTAAAAATTTTTGGCAAGATTGACTTTCAGCCTGTAATGCAAGACATAGCCTCCTTGACGCTGCATCTTCCAAAGCAAAACGTTCCTTGATTTCTGTATAAGCTTGCAATGTATTGTTTAATAATTGCAAATCCTTGGCATATGCATAATCATTAAGCAAAGACAAAGTTGCTTTTTCGATTTCAGTGTCCTTACCATACCAAGGATTTGAAGGAAATTTATCAGTTTCTACAGAACAGAACTGAATCAGTGGAATCTTATGTGCAAATAGCGAATCAGCTCTGTCTCGAATTGCATCGACTGCTTTATGATTTTTGCTAGTAAAAAGCACAGATTCCCCATAAAATTGGCAATTTGCAATCAAATTTGTTGCAACTTGTGATTTGCCTGTACCGGGAGGACCACAAATCTTGAAAATAGAATTATTAAGAGCACCTTCGACGGCTTCAATCTGTTCTTGGTTGCTCTCAATGAATGGTATGGCATTTTTTTCTGATCGTGCAGAACAAACCAATGGAGTTTTTCGATAGACATATGCAAGAGCAGTCTGATCCAATACCTTGCCAGGAAGACTACTGATATATTTAAGTTCCCTTATAAGAGACTTCGTATACCTGGTTTCTGAAATCACATAAAAGACAACGGTATTTGACAGACTCGATTTTCCCGTAAGTATGGTATCGGGCAAAATTTGATCCAATAGATTAGGATCAAAGCTATGTAACTTAGATATGTCAGATTCAGCATATATATCCTGCACAGCATAAAAAAGATCAACAAGTCCTCTATTCTCTTCTTTATGTCCATACGTACTAATTGTATGCAGAAATCCTTTTTTTCTTTTCTTATTCAGCTTACACTCTAACCAGAAATTGTTAATAGCACAATGTTTCATCTGCAATTCAAAGGTAATTGCATTTGGCTTGTCGGGACTTTTTACTTTTACAGGAATAACCCCTACCGGTACAATAAGAGGCTTTTCTTTTCTACTTATATCCAGTAGCAATGGATAACCCAAATATACTTCTTGATTTTCATCCAATTTAGAATAAAACCTGTGAATTGCATTGCGATCCTTTCTTTTGAATGGAATTGTAAGTTCCTTTGTGTCGCCTATTTCATCCAAAGGACGTAGCCAATTTCTTTCCATACGTTCAGGCAGGAAAAAACTAATATCACGATTATCCGGGAAAAGTAAATGATTTGGTAATTCCTCTGATTGAACACATTGAATATAAAAAGATAAAAGATTCTTAAAATTTATCCATTCATTATCGGAAACACAATGTCTTTCATCTATCACAACTTCATTTAATTTCCTATGGCTAAGCTTTTGCCAATGTTCAAGGCCCTTTTCTGTCAGTTGATATTTTCCATATACATCATTTTCAATAAGATTTTCCGCTTCAAGAGATCTGACCACAGTAAGGATTGAAGCCACAGGTGTTACCTGAAGAATAATCTTTTTTAGTTCATCTAAGCTGACCGATTGGCAAAAGCCTTTTTTATCTTCATTCCAGTATTGTAGATAATTAGTTAAATCTTCTCCCTCCATACTTTTTCAATCCTCCAGTGGAATTCCTTCAATAGTTCCTTGGTTGTCCAAGTAATCCAAAAGCGTTTTATATAATATTTTATTATTGTAAAAATAAGCAAAATAGCCATTATCTATGCAAACTATCTTTTTATATAAACCATCGGTAGAATCTTTCTTGCAGAACTCAGGATCCCAAAATCTACGCTTTAACAAAAACAACATACTCAGCAAAGTATATCTGATATTAATAGGTTCTCTGTTCTGCAAATAAATAATAAGACAGTCAATCAAACTATTCATACATTTTTCACACAAAGAAAGCGAAATTTCTTTTGCACCCAAGAAATTCCTATGATACATCAGCAATTGATAAAGACTTCTGAGCCAATTGTTGAGACTATCATGATATTCCAATCTGTTCACTAACAACTTAAAAAAGCGAACCAAGTCCTCTTCCTTTTCCAACAAATTGATACATAAAGATAGATACTGAGCTTTAATCGGACATCTTTTTTCTGCAGCCGATTCAACTTCCTTCAATAGTTCATAGATAATATTTCTAAAAAACGGCTGATCAGTTCCTTGATAAGTCCACGCAATAATGGAAACAATCTGATCTTTATATTCTGGGTAATCATCATACCATGCAGCAAGTTGAGTAAAAAATCTCTCAATAATTTCCTGACTTTCTTTTTCAGAATACCCTATTCCATGAGGATATCGATAGTATGGATCATTTCCGAACAAGTTTTCTCTGACAAATCGATCGACACCTATGTTGTTTTTATTAGGCCACCTTGATCTATTGAATTGGTAATTCCAGATTCGTTTTTTGCAAGAGGCTGTGTTAAGTTCCCATTCTTTAAGAATATAATCATCAATATATCCTTTTGACCGCACAAGGGATACTTCAGGAGGATAGCCCCGTTTCATCTGACTTCTCAGACTGTTCAATGTAATTATGCCTTCGTTGTCATCATAAGCCAATGCAAGTTCTTTCCAATCGAGGGACACTTGAGAAAAAGGTCTTTTCCCATTTACAAGACCACAAATAATATTTACCTGAGCTCTTCCTTGTCCAGGAATCATTTTGGGATAGAGCTTTAATGGCCAGTCTTGATGCGTATCTTCTTTCATATTGAAATGTTGTTCCAGTTGTTTCAACTGTTGGTCAACATCCGCATTATCTCCCATATGAAGAAAAAACTTAACAGATTTTTCTCCTTTGCCGATGCTTATGCCATCTATGTAGGCATCTTTGTCATCCTTATAATATACTTCCTTACCTCCGGGACAACGGTTATTTGCCTTAATCAAAGTCGTATATATAAGTTCTCCATTATGCTGTGTTACAAGATTGAGCGCACCGCACTCATCAAAATATGGTACCATGTTCCTTTCAAGGTATGAAACAAATCTAGTACAGCCTCTGGAAAGAATAGATTCATCCTCTACAAACAATAAATTCTTGCTGTTTCTGAAAAAAGTCCTAGACCACTGATTTCCGAATATGACACATAAGCTTACCTTTTCCTGCAATGAACCACCAAGCAAATCATTGACCTTCTCTTGAATTGCATCAGGTATTTTTTTCTGATTTATCACGAATGATTTCAGCTTATATTTTCCTTCTTGTTTGGTTACAAGCTGATCTATTTTTCCTCCTTGTAATACCTTTACTGCTAGTTTTTTCTCAGCAGCAGATAAACTTGTATCTTGGAATCTAAAGGAATTGGAAAGATTAAAAGTATACTGTCCTGGATACGCATCTTCATTTATTTTTCCGTGTGCATTTCTAAAGTTTTTTCTACAAGGCACCAACCGTCCATCAATATCTTCAAGTTCCAAACAAGTAACGAGTACACTTCCATGAAAGCAGTCAGCTATAGCAATCAAATCTCCCTTTTTCAACCCTAGCTTTTGCAGTTTTTTTTCAAGGCCCAAAAAAATGGCAATTGAACGCCAAAGCAACTTGGTATGCATGCGATTACCAAATTCAAAGAGTAAAAGTTCCTGTCCGTTTTCACATAAGGCATCCGGAACAGGCAAAACAGTCAATGCATTGTCGGTAATTTCAGGTAATAATAACTTTTGTTTTTCAAAATACTTATGAAGATATGATGATAATTTATTCACATAGGAAAAGTTTTCATCTTCCTTGAGATTTATTAAGGCAGTAGCCATCTCTTCAATAGTCTCCACTCCTTCTGTATCAACAGTCCACGTCCATGGCGATAGGATGAAGAATTCTTCCAAAACAGGAGCATCAGGATCAATCAAATATTGTTGTTTGTTTTTGACAGCCGGGCAAGCAACAAAACCATGTCGTAAGGCAGAGTCAAACAATAGATTGCTTTGGTTATCATATTCTGACAGATTATAGCGATAGAAATGGACCGAACTAAAAATATCATATACGTCTACGACCTTCATTATTGAATCTCCCGTAGAAGAGAAGTATATTGTGTGTGCAACCTAGCAAATATCTTTTCAAAGAAGTCATCTCCAAAATCTATTCTCTCCGCATTACAACATTGAGGAATCAGTTTTGTCAAAACATCACATATTACCATAGTTCCGTTCCTGTTTATCTCAATACAAGATTTTCCAGATGGTATAAAACAAAACACTAGAGAATCTATGACTTTATTGTTATACCTAATACTCCATTCAGCTCCCTGTCTGGCAATAGACACGATACCCCGGCCTGTAAAAGCAATCTTCTCTTCAAAATATTTGGAATGATAAATCAGCGTCTTCTGCTGTGGCTGTGGAAAAAGCCATACCTCCGAAAAAAACATACGATGCCAAATAGGCTCCCTTAACTTATAACCATAGAATGAGAATATCGCAAGTTCCAGAATATCAGAAAGGAAAGCCGTACGATGTTCCCAGATAGTCTCAACCAGTTTTGTTTTTTTCAATAAGAGCACATATTGTTGCCAAATACACCGATAGTTTGGGTTATTCTGCAATATATAGTTCGGATGCGGTAATCCCCGTAGTTCACTGATGGTTTCAAAATATGACATAGAAAGGTAATATTGACAAATTGATAGAAGTTTTCTCACTGCTATGACACGCTCATGGTTAAGCAAAGAAGGCCTTTTACGTGCAAGTTTCGTTACCAAGTCAATGTAACGTTCACATTCATTTCTACAAAGCTGAAGAAAAGCTTTGACAACTCGGTTTTCTACAGTATCTACTGTTTCTTCCCTAATAACAGCCAACACCTTTTGTCTATCTCCGGCTTTTTGTCCTACGGTATAACCTGGTTGTCTAGTAAGCCAACGGATACATTGGGCATCAATCTGCTGGGCTTTTCCAAGAAAAATCTTACTACGCTTCCTATGCAATACCTTGTGCAGATTATTCAGCACTACATCAATATTTCTTACATACCTTTGGGCTATGACAGTAATCTGACGCTGAGGCGGAATACTATTATCCATATCATAGAGATGGGTATAGACATTTTCCCACGAAAGAGGAAGTGCCTTATTTCTATTGATAGTGTCACTGTTACAAAAACTTTCAGCATAAGCACGCACTTGACTATACCGATCAACCAAATTTATAAAAAAATCAAATTCATCTTTCAAAGCTTCTGTAATTTGCATAGATGAATGGGCACTGAGGTACGCATGTAGCTGTTCACGTTCCTGACAAAGCAAAATTGTATCTGTCGCCGAATCAGATGATGCATCAAGGACATATTCGGAAAGCAACATTTACCGAATTACCCCTTTCCACTGGAAAAATGCTGTTGATGTATCTTTTTTGGCAGTCTCAAATGCTTGTATTAGATCGTTATCCTTTGTTGCATTTTCCACAATACGAGCTACATTATCCAAAACATCCCTGACATTTCCTTCATCTTTTTCCAACCCATTCAATTTCGGCAGAATTTTCATTTCAATTTGATCTGCAAGGGCATATTGATATTTAGCACTGGAATTTTCAGCAGGATAAGCAATAATGTACTTAGTAATTGCCTGCCAGACCCTATGGCCAAAAGGACGTCCGACTTTGTTCAGTTCATTATTGATTTGTTCCATTTCAGTTCCTATCCTTTCTGGAATTGCACCCATAGTATTGGACTGCCATTGTTTCCAAGCCGCAAGGCTTAAATAAGTATTTTCGTGATATTTTTTTTCAAAGCCGCTGATATCAGCATCCCCTGTAAGCTTATCAGGTTTACCGAACCTCAGCACATTGGAACGGTCAATTACCTTATCCGAAAGAATCTGTGTCGTTTCATCTTCATTCATCGTTCCAATGAACAGAGTATTTCTTCCGATAAACAAATGCCGTGAATTCATAGAATCTTTCAAAGCACCGCATTCAATTTCTATTTCAGCTGCTCTCCGGTTAAATGATTTTTCGTTTTCTTCCATTGATTTTCCAAAATCATCATCGACAGCTCTTCGCACTTCAAGCTTGCTCAGTAAATCACTAAAATAATATTCAATTCGTGCAAGATTCATTTCATCGAGCAAAACGATATTCATAGGTAAAGTTTGTTCTTTACCCTTAAAGGAACATCCTTTATTGTTATAAACATCAAATTGCCATAACAATCGGGATAATTCAGTAGCTTTGAATTTTTTCTGCATATAATTATAGAAGCCAAGCAAATCCTGGGGACTATCCCATCTCGGCTGAACAGCAATTTGGATAAAATTCATGCCAGCTGCCTTCGCGTATAGCATAGGCAGCAAGCTTTTGCCTGTACCAGATATTCCAGCTAAGACAGTCAACGGAGAACTATCGGCAACCTTAAGGCTCGTATGGAAAGCCTTGATTGTCCGTTCATTAAAAATAATATGGCTGTCACCTAGCCTTTGCATAAATTCTTCCAGCCATAATTCCTCCTGTTGAAACGCTCTTTCTTCTTTTTTCTTGTAATCATCAGTAATATATGGTCGGTCCAGATCTTCCCAGACCTTGCTTTCTGCTTCTTGTTTACCCGCAAAACCTGCAAATTCAGTTTCCAGCGAAGTAACCTTCTTCGTCAGATCATCATGTTGAGTATGCATCGTCTCTAATTCAGCCTGTCTCTCCGCAATATGCTTGGTCAAGTTCTGATCCTGTCTTTCCAATTGCTTACATTGATTTTCTAAATCGGCTTTTTTGTGTTCCAGTTCATTAATATCCTTGTGTAAATCCTCAAGTCTATCAGCAAGCAATTTCGTATCTTGCCTCTGACGGACAATAGTTGACATAAGATCACTTGATTCAACTTTTAAACGATTTCTTTCCAACTCTACAGCATTTTTTTCATTGGTTTTTTCAAGCAAACGTTTGTCAATTTCTTCCAGTTGTTCCTTGACTTCATCAAGTTTGGTCTCCGCATTCTTTGTATCATCGGCCACTTGGCTCAAATCAAGTTTAGC from Spirochaetia bacterium harbors:
- the rpoN gene encoding RNA polymerase factor sigma-54 translates to MALTLELATKQSLTLSPLMLQRLELMALPLQDLQAKIQEAVESNPALEIPANFEKSLDRITDTLPAKVQGDDYSDSSAYGSDLATSATYDREASDRKQSFMENALASGETLMEHLLEQLHTDHLTEEENHVGELIISNLDGHGFNRTDPYSLLSPVSVTKSEEPTEQQRQTIERILKKVQRYEPIGCATSDWRQSVVIQAEEKGLQGSQLETFDMLVHFFLEKIREGKRVQVCKKLDITETQLDDYLELLKSLTPYPGNAYDSAPDSFIIPDISIHAKDGKLEMTTSAANLPDLEISRDFIELGRDITDKETKKYIKDQLAAAKELITQIKMRNGNIYKLGLILLERQSEYFLKGPLYLKPLTQKEVAQQMDVHETTVSRLANSKWIDCDWGIVPVKSLFSVAVATGDTPGSNEMSKTAIKEVIKQILEANEGKKALSDQKIANKLEEQGIKIARRTVAKYRKELNIDTAYIRNANL
- a CDS encoding AAA domain-containing protein, whose translation is MEGEDLTNYLQYWNEDKKGFCQSVSLDELKKIILQVTPVASILTVVRSLEAENLIENDVYGKYQLTEKGLEHWQKLSHRKLNEVVIDERHCVSDNEWINFKNLLSFYIQCVQSEELPNHLLFPDNRDISFFLPERMERNWLRPLDEIGDTKELTIPFKRKDRNAIHRFYSKLDENQEVYLGYPLLLDISRKEKPLIVPVGVIPVKVKSPDKPNAITFELQMKHCAINNFWLECKLNKKRKKGFLHTISTYGHKEENRGLVDLFYAVQDIYAESDISKLHSFDPNLLDQILPDTILTGKSSLSNTVVFYVISETRYTKSLIRELKYISSLPGKVLDQTALAYVYRKTPLVCSARSEKNAIPFIESNQEQIEAVEGALNNSIFKICGPPGTGKSQVATNLIANCQFYGESVLFTSKNHKAVDAIRDRADSLFAHKIPLIQFCSVETDKFPSNPWYGKDTEIEKATLSLLNDYAYAKDLQLLNNTLQAYTEIKERFALEDAASRRLCLALQAESQSCQKFLDALKEPNIDTLNLSYETSVIKQHSKNLSFSKHNGIFFLIWHLFRQKKHDKAVAFFKAAYPQFYTACIEGKSKETIRIAIDNCIGLYTQYRKDIIERQSAWQQVEIQNKDTATEKNGLKQILMQLNKSATGAYLEKRHEDGERITEEEMSSISSLQAKFRNKEELYLLQSSKPTDIAIMKGTFSKFQEICPAWAMSLLSLKYTAPCLPAIFDQVVIDEAAQCDVVSIIPALFRAKRACFMGDTKQLQPILNMSQEQHDYLFCHERLQSLEKFQYLHNSAYQAMPGKSIMLKEHFRCNEDIVNFENDMFYANQLRGRTANKVFHYPSNLGFKRGIEWLDVKNNYEKELLKAVSYVQLLVSNKYEGMVGILSPLRRVVDELKEMLQQKKLDGDTITCNTISSFQGGECDVIIFVLAYNDEIICTRGKAWYITDSSNWYLYNVAISRAKALLLVVGDRERCRNSNIKVLEKLAEYPKTKTISNISRPRFESIWEERFFNVLKNNGITCLTQYEVPSVGRRLDLAYIDTIKIDIEIDGAKFHQDSFGNRKIDDYMRDAQLEACGWQICRFWVSELMEDIEGCAKEVVKRIQKDNSRGLHS
- a CDS encoding DUF2357 domain-containing protein, giving the protein MLLSEYVLDASSDSATDTILLCQEREQLHAYLSAHSSMQITEALKDEFDFFINLVDRYSQVRAYAESFCNSDTINRNKALPLSWENVYTHLYDMDNSIPPQRQITVIAQRYVRNIDVVLNNLHKVLHRKRSKIFLGKAQQIDAQCIRWLTRQPGYTVGQKAGDRQKVLAVIREETVDTVENRVVKAFLQLCRNECERYIDLVTKLARKRPSLLNHERVIAVRKLLSICQYYLSMSYFETISELRGLPHPNYILQNNPNYRCIWQQYVLLLKKTKLVETIWEHRTAFLSDILELAIFSFYGYKLREPIWHRMFFSEVWLFPQPQQKTLIYHSKYFEEKIAFTGRGIVSIARQGAEWSIRYNNKVIDSLVFCFIPSGKSCIEINRNGTMVICDVLTKLIPQCCNAERIDFGDDFFEKIFARLHTQYTSLLREIQ
- a CDS encoding AAA family ATPase, coding for MSVSLLFNIAMTCMFILVAIVLFVIVVYHSEIKKLPDYAKRDMLKEQIGAANRTLLDLEEQKKNMEAEIVQANSLIAQGEFQRKWMTDNADTYEEMKRQITQAKLDLSQVADDTKNAETKLDEVKEQLEEIDKRLLEKTNEKNAVELERNRLKVESSDLMSTIVRQRQDTKLLADRLEDLHKDINELEHKKADLENQCKQLERQDQNLTKHIAERQAELETMHTQHDDLTKKVTSLETEFAGFAGKQEAESKVWEDLDRPYITDDYKKKEERAFQQEELWLEEFMQRLGDSHIIFNERTIKAFHTSLKVADSSPLTVLAGISGTGKSLLPMLYAKAAGMNFIQIAVQPRWDSPQDLLGFYNYMQKKFKATELSRLLWQFDVYNNKGCSFKGKEQTLPMNIVLLDEMNLARIEYYFSDLLSKLEVRRAVDDDFGKSMEENEKSFNRRAAEIEIECGALKDSMNSRHLFIGRNTLFIGTMNEDETTQILSDKVIDRSNVLRFGKPDKLTGDADISGFEKKYHENTYLSLAAWKQWQSNTMGAIPERIGTEMEQINNELNKVGRPFGHRVWQAITKYIIAYPAENSSAKYQYALADQIEMKILPKLNGLEKDEGNVRDVLDNVARIVENATKDNDLIQAFETAKKDTSTAFFQWKGVIR